The following coding sequences are from one Rhipicephalus microplus isolate Deutch F79 chromosome 3, USDA_Rmic, whole genome shotgun sequence window:
- the LOC142803033 gene encoding sulfotransferase ssu-1-like, translated as MTTCEEFGKEWRFLEYMDSIDFSSSLPLRTFATHLALDKRTMTPEGKYVYIARNPWDVCVSFHHMVTNMSIYEYRNGTFEDFVDTFVSGNFGYGDYFEHVAVGYALREEPNVFFVTYEELKRNTREVALRLAFFLGEHYGHALEKDEALFQRLLERSQPEYMRNVAVFDATDINNPQWNEVLLRKKITCGEGYEGDENKYCYVRVGKVGTWKNYFTLHLLRKMENRILEAEKQSSFMDLWKDIRVETIEVLKGAE; from the coding sequence ATGACAACTTGCGAAGAGTTCGGCAAAGAATGGCGCTTCCTTGAGTACATGGACTCTATTGACTTCAGCTCGTCTCTACCTCTGAGGACATTCGCTACGCACTTGGCGTTGGACAAGCGTACCATGACTCCAGAAGGCAAGTATGTCTACATCGCCCGCAATCCGTGGGACGTCTGCGTGTCTTTCCACCATATGGTGACCAACATGAGCATTTATGAATACCGAAATGGTACGTTCGAAGATTTTGTCGACACATTTGTCAGCGGGAATTTCGGCTATGGGGATTACTTTGAACACGTAGCAGTGGGTTACGCACTGAGGGAAGAGCCGAACGTGTTCTTCGTCACCTACGAGGAACTTAAAAGAAACACCCGTGAAGTGGCGTTGAGGCTAGCATTCTTTCTGGGCGAGCACTACGGGCATGCTTTAGAGAAGGACGAAGCGTTATTTCAAAGGCTACTGGAAAGATCGCAGCCTGAATACATGCGCAACGTGGCTGTTTTTGATGCGACTGACATAAACAACCCCCAATGGAACGAGGTACTCTTGCGAAAGAAGATTACCTGCGGGGAAGGCTACGAAGGCGACGAGAACAAGTACTGTTATGTGAGAGTTGGTAAAGTTGGAACTTGGAAGAATTACTTCACGCTCCACCTGCTCCGTAAGATGGAGAATCGCATTTTGGAGGCAGAAAAGCAGTCTTCCTTCATGGACCTCTGGAAGGACATCAGGGTGGAAACTATCGAAGTTTTGAAGGGTGCCGAATAA